From a region of the Lactuca sativa cultivar Salinas chromosome 4, Lsat_Salinas_v11, whole genome shotgun sequence genome:
- the LOC111909863 gene encoding probable protein S-acyltransferase 17, with product MAVQWLLVCHGLVTLLVVVSFLCGQWPIFQGTFIQRIHNFLTFGAFDYFRRFIEYVFGSRGTNALYLAQYYCCDRPNPILQAMYLAIVGGTYCLIVYTTFNYIPGHYIAGYHRYTSMLAVGVGILLFLLASFSDPGTINSENVSQYLSLYPYDNIIYSEKECSTCKILKPARSKHCSICDRCVARFDHHCGWMNNCIGEKNTLYFVMFLFWHFFLCVYGTVAIGLVLAGRLKELEVVYILTAYYGIENSFRSLTPHVVQWLVNSYNTQILVMVFLAIVSLLLSGFFGYHASLCLSNTTTNETFKWQDYLSWQRKVEEAKASAEALKASLDELSSQEIKPPQSKWKSFFRKSHLEDINIVKNNIYDRGFLKNLYEIIYPLSSRHSFSFSKLKNE from the exons ATGGCCGTACAATGGCTTCTGGTGTGCCATGGACTGGTAACGCTGTTGGTCGTCGTATCTTTTCTATGCGGGCAGTGGCCAATTTTTCAAGGCACTTTCATCCAACGCATTCACAACTTCCTTACCTTCGGCGCTTTTGATTACTTCCG ACGATTCATTGAGTACGTGTTTGGATCTAGAGGTACCAATGCACTTTATCTTGCTCAATACTACTGCTGTGATCGACCTAATCCCATCTTACAG GCAATGTATTTAGCAATAGTTGGGGGTACTTATTGTTTGATAGTGTACACAACTTTTAATTATATTCCTGGTCATTATATCGCAGGATATCACAg ATACACAAGCATGTTGGCTGTTGGTGTAGGCATTTTACTTTTTCTATTGGCTAGTTTCTCTGATCCAGGAACTATTAATTCAGAAAATGTATCACAATATCTCTCTTTATATCCTTATGACAACATAATTTATTCAGAGAAAGAATGTTCCACTTGCAAAATCCTAAA GCCTGCTAGGTCGAAGCATTGCAGCATATGTGACCGATGTGTTGCTCGGTTTGACCATCACTGTGGATGGATG AATAATTGCATAGGGGAGAAAAACACGCTTTACTTCGTGATGTTTCTGTTCTG GCATTTCTTTCTTTGTGTATATGGAACAGTTGCAATTGGCTTAGTTCTTGCTGGAAGATTGAAGGAACTAGAAGTTGTATATATTTTAACAG CATATTATGGGATTGAAAATTCATTCAGGAGTCTAACTCCACATGTTGTTCAG TGGCTGGTGAACTCTTACAACACTCAGATACTTGTAATGGTATTTTTGGCAATAGTTTCTCTTCTTCTATCTGGTTTCTTTGGGTATCATGCAAGCCTTTGTCTTAGCAATACTACCACCAATGAg ACATTCAAATGGCAAGATTATTTAAGTTGGCAAAGGAAAGTGGAAGAAGCAAAGGCAAGTGCAGAAGCTCTAAAAGCTAGTTTAGATGAGCTTTCTAGCCAAGAGATAAAGCCTCCTCAAAGCAAATGGAAATCCTTCTTTAGAAAATCACATCTTGAGGACATAAACATCGTTAAAAACAACATTTATGATCGaggctttttgaaaaatctttATGAGATTATTTATCCGCTTTCTTCGCGTCACTCCTTTTCATTTAGTAAACTAAAAAACGAATAA
- the LOC111909864 gene encoding guanosine deaminase isoform X3, which translates to MEEANKDKDNKFLMKAVKEAYKAVESGDGDPFGAVVVYKDEIVVSCHNMISKHTDPTAHAEVVAIREACKKLNQIELSDCEMYASCEPCAMCFAAIQYSKFKRLVYGVKVEAAIAVGIDALISDALRGTGSFQKVELKIKKADGDAAVIAEQVFENTKAKFTC; encoded by the exons ATGGAGGAAGCTAACA AGGACAAAGACAACAAAttcttgatgaaagctgttaAAGAAGCTTATAAAGCAGTAGAATCTGGAGATGGAGACCCATTTGGTGCAGTGGTTGTTTACAAAGATGAGATTGTTGTGAGTTGTCATAACATGATTTCAAAACACACGGATCCAACTGCACATGCAGAAGTTGTAGCAATAAGAGAG GCATGTAAAAAGCTGAACCAAATCGAGCTCTCAGATTGTGAAATGTATGCCTCTTGTGAGCCTTGCGCTATGTGCTTTGCAGCCATTCAGTATTCAAAATTTAAG AGGTTGGTATATGGGGTTAAAGTTGAAGCAGCCATTGCAGTTGGGATCGACGCCTTGATTTCAGATGCATTAAGAGGAACCGGATCTTTTCAGAAGGTTGAACTCAAGATAAAAAAAGCTGATGGTGATGCAGCTGTTATTGCAGAACAAGTTTTTGAGAACACTAAAGCCAAGTTCACTTGTTGA
- the LOC111909864 gene encoding guanosine deaminase isoform X2, whose amino-acid sequence MEEANIAEDKDNKFLMKAVKEAYKAVESGDGDPFGAVVVYKDEIVVSCHNMISKHTDPTAHAEVVAIREACKKLNQIELSDCEMYASCEPCAMCFAAIQYSKFKRLVYGVKVEAAIAVGIDALISDALRGTGSFQKVELKIKKADGDAAVIAEQVFENTKAKFTC is encoded by the exons ATGGAGGAAGCTAACA TTGCAGAGGACAAAGACAACAAAttcttgatgaaagctgttaAAGAAGCTTATAAAGCAGTAGAATCTGGAGATGGAGACCCATTTGGTGCAGTGGTTGTTTACAAAGATGAGATTGTTGTGAGTTGTCATAACATGATTTCAAAACACACGGATCCAACTGCACATGCAGAAGTTGTAGCAATAAGAGAG GCATGTAAAAAGCTGAACCAAATCGAGCTCTCAGATTGTGAAATGTATGCCTCTTGTGAGCCTTGCGCTATGTGCTTTGCAGCCATTCAGTATTCAAAATTTAAG AGGTTGGTATATGGGGTTAAAGTTGAAGCAGCCATTGCAGTTGGGATCGACGCCTTGATTTCAGATGCATTAAGAGGAACCGGATCTTTTCAGAAGGTTGAACTCAAGATAAAAAAAGCTGATGGTGATGCAGCTGTTATTGCAGAACAAGTTTTTGAGAACACTAAAGCCAAGTTCACTTGTTGA
- the LOC111909864 gene encoding guanosine deaminase isoform X1, giving the protein MEEANTVAEDKDNKFLMKAVKEAYKAVESGDGDPFGAVVVYKDEIVVSCHNMISKHTDPTAHAEVVAIREACKKLNQIELSDCEMYASCEPCAMCFAAIQYSKFKRLVYGVKVEAAIAVGIDALISDALRGTGSFQKVELKIKKADGDAAVIAEQVFENTKAKFTC; this is encoded by the exons ATGGAGGAAGCTAACA CAGTTGCAGAGGACAAAGACAACAAAttcttgatgaaagctgttaAAGAAGCTTATAAAGCAGTAGAATCTGGAGATGGAGACCCATTTGGTGCAGTGGTTGTTTACAAAGATGAGATTGTTGTGAGTTGTCATAACATGATTTCAAAACACACGGATCCAACTGCACATGCAGAAGTTGTAGCAATAAGAGAG GCATGTAAAAAGCTGAACCAAATCGAGCTCTCAGATTGTGAAATGTATGCCTCTTGTGAGCCTTGCGCTATGTGCTTTGCAGCCATTCAGTATTCAAAATTTAAG AGGTTGGTATATGGGGTTAAAGTTGAAGCAGCCATTGCAGTTGGGATCGACGCCTTGATTTCAGATGCATTAAGAGGAACCGGATCTTTTCAGAAGGTTGAACTCAAGATAAAAAAAGCTGATGGTGATGCAGCTGTTATTGCAGAACAAGTTTTTGAGAACACTAAAGCCAAGTTCACTTGTTGA